One window of Candidatus Cloacimonadota bacterium genomic DNA carries:
- a CDS encoding T9SS type A sorting domain-containing protein, producing MKYVLKILALLLVSNFLFSQVPDYNFMIEPTELMSSYFDYMPGGYNNIPIQIQPEVSFPNNYPAGGIYIAYQAKETSFSERFVYFSYINSLGEIVSTDLISPGNYRQGYPGIDIDPVSCDPICCWHTEVDQSYHDCHITADIFHNSGFSGNWTDEFTIIDNPETGFPFTGFDDDEFVWPAVYISNSSPLGEDYRRIYVSANNNTDSHGELPYPCENVLLCYADFLSSELDDLSTLDWTYRTIEQMDDWCNEGSYQRPHKAFIVHENIVVYAGYLNTYENQSSEVFVLINENYGEGPFEYYSYPAVSYYSAMYSRHMNLVFRDDYSKVSFVGVRGSYTPRLISFDLNTHEFSFQDLFVSSLPFTYYEDFFHFNNFKIVETGNRLVAVWQDCQNALYASQGVEGYEEWEDVVEIVICISNDSGETWSDPIFLNPIETPELEDLKSNYAYPGDVIEDLGNDHGKLHLFFYSDHSFGCYIHGYGQDLGGELMYAALDIDFGSITSSENFEFSQVQIALSNYPNPFQTTTTISFSVTQTSRFVTLDIYNIKGQKVKTLDILECSNRVAAASTQLMHSIDWNGKDEFGKPVNSGVYFYKLTSGKNSAVKKMILMR from the coding sequence ATGAAGTATGTTTTAAAAATATTAGCATTATTACTTGTTTCAAATTTTTTGTTTTCACAAGTACCTGATTATAATTTTATGATCGAACCTACGGAACTAATGAGTTCGTATTTTGACTATATGCCTGGAGGTTACAATAATATTCCAATTCAAATCCAACCTGAAGTCTCCTTTCCGAATAATTATCCGGCTGGAGGAATTTATATTGCATATCAAGCCAAAGAAACTTCTTTTTCGGAGCGTTTTGTCTATTTCAGTTATATTAATTCATTAGGAGAAATTGTTTCAACGGATTTAATTAGTCCCGGTAATTATCGACAGGGTTATCCAGGTATTGATATTGATCCCGTTTCCTGTGATCCTATTTGCTGTTGGCATACGGAAGTCGACCAAAGTTATCATGATTGTCATATCACTGCTGATATATTTCATAACTCCGGCTTTAGTGGTAATTGGACGGATGAATTTACTATTATTGACAATCCTGAAACAGGTTTCCCTTTCACAGGTTTTGATGATGATGAATTTGTTTGGCCTGCTGTTTATATTTCAAATTCATCTCCTCTTGGTGAAGATTACAGACGCATCTATGTGTCAGCAAATAATAACACAGATTCTCATGGGGAATTACCGTATCCTTGTGAAAATGTTCTTCTTTGTTATGCTGATTTTCTTTCATCGGAATTGGATGATCTATCAACACTCGATTGGACATACCGGACTATAGAACAAATGGATGACTGGTGTAATGAAGGTTCTTATCAAAGACCTCACAAAGCTTTTATAGTTCATGAGAATATCGTTGTCTATGCTGGATACTTAAATACTTATGAAAATCAAAGCAGTGAAGTGTTTGTCCTTATTAATGAAAACTATGGAGAAGGTCCGTTTGAATACTACTCTTATCCAGCAGTAAGTTATTATAGTGCAATGTATTCGAGACATATGAATCTTGTTTTTAGGGATGATTATTCAAAAGTAAGTTTTGTCGGAGTTAGAGGAAGTTATACTCCAAGACTGATCAGCTTTGACCTAAATACTCATGAATTCAGTTTTCAAGATTTATTTGTTTCATCATTGCCATTTACATATTATGAAGATTTTTTTCACTTTAATAATTTCAAAATTGTGGAAACCGGTAATCGACTTGTTGCAGTTTGGCAGGATTGTCAAAATGCTTTATACGCTTCTCAGGGTGTAGAAGGTTATGAGGAATGGGAAGATGTCGTTGAGATTGTTATCTGTATATCTAATGATTCAGGAGAAACATGGTCTGATCCGATTTTTCTGAATCCTATTGAAACTCCTGAATTAGAGGATTTAAAATCGAATTATGCTTACCCGGGTGATGTTATAGAAGATCTTGGAAATGATCACGGTAAACTCCATCTATTCTTCTATAGTGATCATAGTTTTGGTTGTTATATTCATGGATATGGTCAAGATCTTGGTGGAGAACTAATGTATGCTGCATTAGATATCGATTTTGGATCAATTACTTCTTCAGAAAATTTTGAATTCTCGCAAGTACAAATTGCATTATCAAACTATCCAAATCCCTTCCAAACAACAACAACGATTTCCTTTTCCGTAACACAAACCTCCCGGTTTGTGACTCTTGATATCTACAATATCAAAGGACAGAAAGTGAAAACTTTGGATATTTTGGAGTGCAGTAACCGTGTTGCTGCTGCATCAACACAGTTGATGCATTCCATAGATTGGAACGGGAAAGATGAATTTGGGAAACCGGTAAATTCCGGAGTTTATTTTTATAAATTGACATCAGGAAAAAATTCTGCTGTGAAGAAGATGATCTTAATGAGGTAG